A region of the Dreissena polymorpha isolate Duluth1 chromosome 6, UMN_Dpol_1.0, whole genome shotgun sequence genome:
acctatgaagtttcatgattttaggcctaagcgttcttgagttatcatccggaaaccatctggtggacggaccgaccgacatgtgcaaaacaataaatcccctcttcttcgaaggggggcataaaaagggtttgagtcctcattgatacaaagacactgtgcaagattgccaagaattggatgaaaattatggactttatcacataaaaaaactgaattttcattttttttctcaaattcaaggggagataattctggactcaTAACTCcgatttttttgcaattttcaatagggtttgattcatcattcagataaagacactgtgcaagttgggaaatgattggatgaaaactgtggacttaatttcGTAAActagccttatttcacaattttctcaaattcaaggggagataattctggactttaaactctgatgtaacccattttcaatagggtttgagtcctcattaatataaagacactgaacaagtttgaaacgaatcggatgaaaactgtggactttatcgcgtaaacaagaaaaaagtctaacgcacgcacacacggacggacggatgacgcaaaccacgccatgacataagctcttcaggccttcggccagtagagctaacaaGAAACTTCTGCCACCATATATGTTGAATTGGACTTAGAGACTTATTTGGAACTTGACAAATCATTAAAAGACTTAGTTGGAACTTGACAAATCATTACGAGACTTATTTGGAACTTAACAAATCACTATGTACAAAATAAATTGTACCGTCATGTACTTGCATCTAATGAAAATACTTACATACTGGAAACAATATTTGAAGTCACTAGTGTTTTAATGACATTTCATAACCCCGTGGATTAAGgtcatttgtatttgtatgtattttcATTTATAGTTAATTTCCACATAAAAAACAGAGTTCACTACGTTCAGGATATAAACTATTGGCACAAAGTAATAAAGAGGCATAATTCATAAAGTTGGACACTGTGTACTGAatttcacatatattttattgaatcACATAAATTCATGTAATTTCCAAAAAGCAAAGAGtttacagaaaaacaaaacataagcATCTTGCAACCACGACCAAGTAACTATTCCTGTTAAAATACCAGCTTATTGGAATAGATGTTGCAGAAAACTGGATCAGGATTTTTTGAAGAATGCGGTTAAAGATGTCTGTTTGGCTGAGTTTGTTTTACTAGGGGAGGGCTTCTTCTTGGGGGAGGCCTTCTTCCCTCCTCCCTGCAAATGAAAGCATTATGCTAAGGACCCTGCATCACAAGGTACATGTTTTTATGCAATAATCGAGCCGTGCTCTGGTAAAATGAGGCTTAAAGCAAGTGTGTCTTAGATTATTTGGACCTTATAAGAACATAATTCCTTTTAAACTAAAACCTCATACAAGCGACAAGTTCTGTCCcgggtccctgattagcctgtgtggacttcacaggctaatctgggatgacaaagcacatgcattaagccccattttcccacagcaaggctcGTGTACTTTATGCTATGAGATTTATAATCGTGCTTTCATGGGTTTAAACTTGATCAACAATATCTGCAGTGTACAGATGCAGACAAAACATTTGCATCAATCTGCCAAACATTAACTTGGCACAATCAATGAGATTTCCATTCCTGGAAATATTAACATTTGAAGTATTATAGAATATTACTAAAACTAAGCATGTCTCATGGCAGAgcatacagtcaaaactgacccaaaggtcacttgagaataacggtcaatccTAACAGTCACTTGTAAATAACGGTCAATTGCAGACAACGtcacaacggtcagtctggattccccGTGACAAAAAATCACTCTACATTACACTTTAGATAACAGTCAATTGTCCATCGCGGCCAATGGCCAGTTTATTTCACTCCAAAAGTCatatttgaactgaaaacaacggtcacacATCAGTCGTTTCGAGTCGCTAAAATTAAGACCACAAACGAAACTGGTGCAAGAAACAATAAGAATGTGTATTAAAAGCAATAAACGGCTGCATTTATAACGACTAAGCCTGAGCGCGTAACGTCAATAGATCTTTATCGCTAATAACGGtaaggtgttaaaaacaacactacGCGGGCAGGTGTTGCTATAAGAAGGCAATAAAACGATGTTcaggaaaaatatacattgaattgcaacttttataacaaactcaatattttttaacaagattttggcgtctttttctttgaattagaaagATACAGTTACACTGTACTTTAGGTTTAAGACATCGAATCTGCTTTTATATGTGTTCGGACATAGACTGATAAAAATTGGTGATCCAAGAATAGCGGTCACTCGTCGACAACAGTCACTTTGGCCATTTTCCTTGACTGACCACTGTtatcagttttgactgtatataaTTATTGCACGAATAAAACTAAACTGCAACTTATGTGCAGTACCTTGGCGGGTGACTTGACAGCAGGCTTCTTGACGTCTTTCTTCACTGGTTCCTCACTCTCGGAGGCATCTGTGGACTCACTCTCCCAGACCTTCTCAGTAACTATAGCAACAGAGAAAGTAAATGAGCGTTCGcccagtgaaaagggggttaaatgcaagtgcataaagtgttttcTCAAATAAGCCCGTGCAGTCTTTACAGGCTAATCCGTGACGACACGTTctgccttatctggatttttgctaagaagacactttctgtaacaaaaatatcataaaagcggaaagtgcagtccctgattagcctgtgcggactgctgaTTATGCACATGTAATTAACCCCACTTTCAAAGAGCGCAAACAAATAGTAATGAAAATACTTATAAATAACAAGGATTAAGTTCATAAATGTAAGTGTAAAGTAATATTACCCATGAATCCATCCTTATCCATGTACGTCTTGTTGACCTGTTTTCGCTTTCTTATTCGTCTAGAGCCTGTGCCAGAGGTTTTCCCAGTGTCCACCTTAGACACCTGCTGTTTTGTGGGCGACTTCTTCACTGGCTCTTCTGGCTCTGGTGACGCCTCTTTGGCCCCAGGGGGGCTGGGGGGTAGGGGGCACTCAGACTCCTCCTCCATCTCTGTAGAAGAGTAAGGCTTTGTAATTGATCGATTGATAAGTTTTGGTCGACAAAGCATTTAGCAATCAGAGAAACATTTGTAAATGCTGCAATGTTCATTAAGACTATCAGAGAAACATTTGTAAATGCTGCAATGTACATTTAGACTATCAGAGAAACATTTGTAAATGCTGCAATGTACATTTAGACTATCAGAGAAACATTTGTAAATGCTGCAATGTACATTTAGACGATCATAGAAACATTTGTACATGCTGCGATGTACATTAAGCCTATCAGAGAAACATTTGTAAATGCTACAATGTACATTTAGACTATCATAGAAACATTTGTAAATGCTGAAATGTACATTTAGACTATCATAGAAACATTTGTAAATGCTGCAATGTACATTTAGACGATCATAGAAACATTTGTAAATGCTGAAATGTACATTTAGCCTATCAGAGTTTTGAGAGTTTTTATAGAaacgagcctcgctctgggatagcatgttttaatgcatgtgctaagtgttgtcctagattagcctgtgcagtctgcgtaggttaataagggacgacactttctgcctctatgctctttttcattttaaaggaagtctcttccaagcaaaaatccaatttgcATGAAAAGTTTTGTCTCAATTaagtttgtgcagactgcacaggttaccgtaattactcaatgttttcggacactccaagttttcggacacccccttttttagcaaaaataattatttttcgtgactcttaattttcggacacacgagttttcgtccataattaatgtctctaagttttcggacagtacattttacagcgctattttaccaaatttcggtcctgttttcgatatctaatgacactcgatcatggggttttacaaccagattaacatcacaAAACATGGCAAGTGCATGCCtaagggcaacggaccattacatttgcgttacatgtattgggtaaataaccttgtaaaccggtattaaacaatggatTCGCCCGATAGCTTAAGCTTTATGACAAGGGGTAGCGCCAATTaaaagttcaattatctaccgcaatggtactaccccttcttagtaaaataactgtgacaaataacAAACCTTCAACGTGTGAtacaccctattgcaagttttacgaggtggtaggtgttagacaacaactatcggaaatgaacaaacaaataattcattGCTTTTCTTGTTGCGTTAATTACatgttcatactagcgagtatcggtacatcacatgctcatctttgaattCGTTGGTctaagtacaaccttgtagtaactttctgtcaaattaATTAagcatctaaaattatttaaaatgcagtgcaaacatatataactgtaattcatactatacagcatggtattttacaagcgtgtGCTataaccggtagtcgttgatacaattgacgctattttcggacacttaaattttcgactctaagttttcggacacctgtattttgtgaatctTTTtagtatctaagttttcggacacgaacaaaaataattatttttaagtgtcccaAAACATGGAGTAATTACagtaatctgggactacactttacacacatgtattacaaCCCATTTCTGTAGATATAAAGTACACAAACACATGGACCTACCTTCCCCCTCACCGCTGTCACTTGCAAATAAATCTTGGTCTGTTTTACGACGCTTACTGATAAATATTGGCTCATCatctgaaattaaaatgattggtTGGATGAGGCGttgaaataatgaaaatgattggTTGGATGGAGCTCTGAAATAAAATGATGGCCACGTTTTtctacagaccagaaccattttcatacacatccaagatatcatttaaacaaatattctgacaaagtttcatgaagattcatgaagccatataaggaaaaatgtgccgccccctggtagccatgtttttaaagcagccaaaaccattttggaactcatccaagatatcattgggacaaatcttatgaccaagtttcatgaagatcggaaaataaatgtggcctctagagtgttaacaaggttctactacaaccatataaggaaaaatgcccagccccctggtttttcaaccaaccagcatcatttttgaactcgtccaacatattattgggatgaatcttctgaccagatttcatgaagatcggacaataaatgtggcctctagagggttaacaagatttttctatggCCATATaattataaagccatataaggaaaaatgccccgccccttggcagccatgtttttcaagcaaacgcaaccattttcgaactcatcaaagatattattcagaccaatcttctgaccaaatttcatgaagatttgacaataaatgtggcctctagagtgttaacaaggcataTGTTGGCACCGCACAACGCaagatggacgacggacaaaaggcgatcacaaaagctcaccatgagcacattgtgctcaggtgagctaaaaaatgattGGTTGGATGCAGCTCTAAAATAAAATGATTGGTTGGATGAAGAtttgaaataatgaaaatgattggTTGGATGGAGCTTAtccctataaatatgaggtcgatatacatacAATCGGTAGATTTCATCTTATTATTTGGACTAGATGGAGCtttgaaaacatataaatggaCTTTTTCGAAAATATGGGAACACAATTATTAACAGGAATTAATAACATCAATTTTATGCGAAAATTAGAATTGCCTGTTTTGAAAACTTATTATTTCTGCTTAAAAGCAGTGGGATGATATAGACATTCCTGATTGTTTGCTTGGAAAGACAAGAGTATCATAAACATACTGAAGTTAATATTCTGActcaactttgattttttttctcaaatttttaCATAACTGTACCAATAGAGTTTAATTTGGTTTcactttttatataaagttttttgTCTGACTCAACTCTGAGTTTTAAGAGAAATATGTGCATATTCTTATCACTAAGATTTGAATTTTTTTGTGCACTGACCAACATTCTCCatactcagctgagtggaaaCTCAAATGTCATCTTCTCAATTTAGCTAAAAATTTATAATGTTCATATATAGGGCCCAGAACTTGGTGCCTTTAGCCTGGTAACGCTCCCTAAGTATGCATCGAACCTGGACCCTGCTGACAAATGGCAAACACGATGGAAGATTATAATTAACAACTGACTGAAGTTACAGGTGCTGGTATGTTAAAGTTAATCGGGACAATAAATGAAATTctcaaaattaaaacatacattatgATAACATTCAGCAAGATGATTTTGAGAAAGCTGCAATAAGTAGACAATGTTCTCTATTTGCAAGTGGCAAAACTTCaccaaaacaagggctgtttgtaaaatttgcatgcccccctatatgggctataagttgtagtagcagccattgtgtgaatacgttttttgtcactgtgaacggctgtggtggtggtggttgtagtagtggtattagtggtagtagtagtagtagtagtagtagtagtagtagtagttgtagtagtagtagtagtagaagtagcagtagcagtagcagcagcattacaataccaatacttaagaatgatcaaatggaaaaaggtaacctagcactggcagtaaatatggggctcatttacaggtcagatttggaatctctgctgtaaaatgagattttaaatgaattaaagggaggcaaatgctgtaataaaaaggacatgcataaacggtagttgtttcccttgtttcaaccatgctaaatccttaaaatgcctatttccagtaactttgaccttcacctgtgaccttgacctttgacctagtgacctcaaaatcaataggggttatctgcgagtcatgatcaatgtacctatgaagtttcatgatcctagccccaagcgttcttgagttatcatccagaaaccacctggtggacggaccgaccgacatgagcaaagctatataccccctcttcttcgaaggggggcataataaagaagttatggcatttttagcaaaatttaataatttgaccttgagagtcaaggtcattcaaaggtcaaggtaaattcaatttgccaggtacagtaacctcatgatagcatgaaagtatttgaagtttgaaagcaatagccttgatactttagaagtaaagtggatctaaacacaaaatttaaccctatattcaaagttactaagtaaaaaaagggccataattccgtaaaaaatgacaaccagagttatgcaacttgtccttttactgtacccttatgatagtttgcaagtgttccaagtatgaaagcaatatctatgatagtttaggggtaaagtggacctaaacacaaaacttaacaaaattttcacttttctaagtataaagggcccattattcagtccaaatgccagtcagagttacataactttgcctgcaccgtccccttatgatagttcataaatcttgcaagtatgaaagcaatagctttgatactgtaggaataaagtggacctaaacacaaaactttatcaaattttcaattttcgaagtataaaaagggcacataattctgtcaaaatgccagtcagagttacattactttgcctgcacagtctccttatgatagttagtaatcgttgcaagtatgaaagcaatagctttgatacttaaggaataaaatggacctaaacacaaaacttaaccaaaatcttcaattttctaagtataaaaagggcacataattctgtcaaaatgcacgccaagttatctaactttgcctgcccagtcccctcatgatagtaagtaagtgtaccaagtttgaatgcaatagcattgatactttctgaaaaaagtggacctaaacgcaaaacttaaccggacgccgacgccaaggtgatgacaatagctcataatttaaaaaaaataaatagatgagcttaaaacgcctcatgttgataacacagtattgctttcaaaataCAGTCTACTCTTGTTATCTcgacatcgcatatctcgattttcttgAGATGTCgaggtaagctcaatgtcccaacttttttccttctttatctatattaataaacattgcaTAACTCAATTTTTGTTAtctcgaataattcgatatctggATATAAAAATTTGTCCCATGTCTGATTtcacatgtatttactgtggtttatctcgatgTGCGAACCAGTGTCGTcaaaggtgagaaattttttctttgatacttcaccgtcccgcttcgcccggctgctaccgatactgtgcggtagattATTGATCcattaattgcatcaatgaccacacgtgtcaaatgtcgttagccattaacactttaGTAAGGCCAATCACTTTAACTgaaattaactgcaattaatacacagcctgccaaAAGgtcgaaagactaattgtttttacaaacaacattccaaaatgcattgagttatatttttgcttatataaaccgtcgcaaatttGCAGAATGTTGTTCTATCCTTGAACTCCAACAGTAATTATCATGGCTAACTTGAAAGTTTTCATTTTTACTTGATCCTGtgctaataatcgattgaacttttcatttcaaactacaaaatgtacatgtacagttcagtatttttttaacatcaaagaaTCGTAAGAAACCCGCATTGAATCTCATACAGTAATTATTACGCCGGTGTGAgtggtgacggctttagttagaccacttagcaggtctttagatgttaaaaacaaggtaaatgttcgtctcattttttctttgatatctctatattttttcttgttcccaccgacttcgaaataacgagagtagactgtagaaataacacagtgtgacttcGATTTTCTATTGAAAAGTATcatggtttgatgttccatttacaagacgcaatgagatttttaaagacccacGTCATGCCAAAATGGGACTTATGCAACATAGCTCCAGTCTAGCCTGCAcatccgcgcagtcttgtcaAGTTGTCAGGATATGCATATTGATGAGGCTATTTAAGAGATACCACGAAAACTTGCACGCTTTTTATAGCAAGTGTGTAGGCTGGACTTGAGCTATGCcaggccgcatatgccataagaccaattttcacatgacgttgatgtaacagtgttatttaaatgtgtggaaagaaaactgcgtcttaatcaAAGATAAAATGTTTCGATTACGAAGAAAGAAATTCATAATAAGATGTGATCACACATCGTAAAATTTGAAACGTAACGAACACTATTACTTGTATGTGGTTTAATATACAGTACATGCACTTCAtgaaaaacatttcatgcggtggatatgcgacttttaattgaaacaaagaacacaaccatactttaaccttttttttaaatttaataactgAGACAAGTAAATTTTCTAccattatttcaaagtcaggatataatctgaatatctttttaaaggtaTTTCTTGGTTAATActtaaatctgtgaacaagtcccttaaactGAATACATGAGTATCAAGTTTTAttcgattttcagaaaatggtttaTACCTCATGAAAATGTTAACCTACATACAAGATCTGTATGTAACTTGACTATGGACTTAGTGCTACCTGTGTATTTAAAGTGTGTTGTGGGTTTAAACAGCCAGCAGATTTCAACCTTTATCAGTTTGAAGTTTATAACATTATTACTCACAAAACACTGTGTTTATCttcattcaacacttaatatcTAGTTTTGATAACACTCTTTGCATTTCATAATAGGAGTCAAAATATTTGTGAATTATGAGACAACCTTTTAAACAGAGGACAGTTTAAACAATCTTGAAAATGGCAACTTCTGTAAATTTAGTTTATAATAGTTCAGATTTAGTGAAGGATTATTCGTGCAGCACTTGTGAAAGTaaaaattttgaaacaaatgcTGAATATTTTTGTGAAACTTGTTTGAAGTGTTTTTGCACAAAATGCCTTTATCATCATGATCAATTATATGTTAACCATTTGAAATATGGAAGAGGAGAACCAAATAAATGGCCTCTAGCAAAATCCATTGAAGATTTGCTACTTAAATGTGATATTCATAACAACAAGAAACTGAAAATGTTCTGTCAGGACCACGGTCAGCTTTGCTGCTCTGATTGTGTTTTACTGAATCATAGGTAAGTGACACTCGGTCATAAAGTTACATGTAGTTCAAAGTGATCAAATTTTTACacaagagggcaatgatggccCTGAAGCGCTTACCTAATTTTGGGGAAAATCAATATTTAAGACTTCACTTTGTGGCATAGCTTTTTGACAAATGTGACCCAGATTAGAACTCAgcctaaatatttttaatatgaacattttagcaagtttcatcaaggttggatgaaaactgtggcctTTTAAAGTGCGATAACAAGCTTAAAGTTGATGCCAGATTGAGCAACCCCAGACACAGGGTGATCACAATATTTCACTTTGTGCTCAGCTGTGCTAAAAAGTAGTTTGATATCACTATTAAATATctcaataatgtaaatattactGTCCAATTGTTTCAAGCATTTTCAGAGTTGTTctgaataatgtttaaattttgaaagTATAATGTTTTCGGTCATTTTTGATAGACGACATGGTTGCAAAATGGGGCATTAATTGTTTGTACTGCATACTCTTTAATTAATAAGCCAAAGGGTTTCACTATAGTAAGGAACTACCCTagacaaaaataattgtttgtgaaAACACACCATGCTTTGAAATGTTATCAATTCGACCcttctttaaatttattatttcaccTTCGAATATTTTGATTATCTTGTCAACTTGATAATTGATAATAATgattcatgtttttatttcagacaGTGCACTGATCTGTCTCTTATTTCTGAATCAGTTAAAAAGCTGTCACTGGATATGCAGCAGTTGTCAAGCAAAATTCAAGCAATTCTTGCTGAACTAAATAAGTTTAAGAAAATACAAGAGGGCACTATCCTGTCCGTAGAGGGATCATACAGTGAAAGACTTCAAGAAATTAGAGAGATGCGTAAAAAATTAAATGCTGCTTTGGATAAACTAGAAAATGCAACATTGAAAGAACTGGATGAAATAAGAACAACATTGGAAACCTCTCTAAAGAAAGAAGTTGACAACTGTAGCAGACTGAAGGACAAACTTGAACAACTTGGTGAAGCTGTACAGGGCCTTCATGATAAGAACAAGAAAGAAATGGAGTTCATAGCAAGCAGGAAATGTCAGGACAAAATACAAGAGTCTGAGTCATATTTAAGGGAGAATCCTGTGAAGGTTCAGAGTTCGATAATATTCAAGGCAAACATAAACATTGAGCAGCACCTGCCTCAACAGGCAAGTCTGGGGAGGATTGAAGACAGTATGAAGTCTATCCCACTGGGGATAAATCCAGACAAGGTTTTGACTCTGAAGAGAAAGTCCCAGTATAGTGTGAAAATAGCAAAGGACAGAAGTCAGAATTGCATTGAAGGCATTTGCAGTCTGCCTAGTGGTCAGGTTATTGTTGCAGATGGTTATAATGAGAGAGTGAAGCTGTTTGACAAGCATTACAATGTATCAAGTTACTGTGATGTGTCTAATGCTCCATCGGACATTTGCCTTATCACATCCAGTGAGGTGGCTGTGACTCTTGGAGTTGCTGGTCTGCAGTTTATGTCTGTGAGCAATGGACAGCTGGTGAATGGGAGGAAGCTAGAGTTACCACATACAGCTGTAGGCATTGCCCATCATAAGGGGGCGCTGTATATCACCTCTGGCACTGCTCTCTACCACTACACACTAACTGGGACACTTGTGAAAAAGATCCACACGGATTCAAGCGGTTACTGCACAGGTAAAcgtaaa
Encoded here:
- the LOC127833805 gene encoding uncharacterized protein LOC127833805, which translates into the protein MATSVNLVYNSSDLVKDYSCSTCESKNFETNAEYFCETCLKCFCTKCLYHHDQLYVNHLKYGRGEPNKWPLAKSIEDLLLKCDIHNNKKLKMFCQDHGQLCCSDCVLLNHRQCTDLSLISESVKKLSLDMQQLSSKIQAILAELNKFKKIQEGTILSVEGSYSERLQEIREMRKKLNAALDKLENATLKELDEIRTTLETSLKKEVDNCSRLKDKLEQLGEAVQGLHDKNKKEMEFIASRKCQDKIQESESYLRENPVKVQSSIIFKANINIEQHLPQQASLGRIEDSMKSIPLGINPDKVLTLKRKSQYSVKIAKDRSQNCIEGICSLPSGQVIVADGYNERVKLFDKHYNVSSYCDVSNAPSDICLITSSEVAVTLGVAGLQFMSVSNGQLVNGRKLELPHTAVGIAHHKGALYITSGTALYHYTLTGTLVKKIHTDSSGYCTVWKCAVSPAGDKIYVTNYDQHKLITLATDGTLISTFTDPELQTPQGVNVTPSGQVFICGCRSNTVIQVDGEGGKKLATLASQKDGLDRPSSVCYNTISHQIIVEVNDNIMVMDLQ